Proteins encoded within one genomic window of Bemisia tabaci chromosome 2, PGI_BMITA_v3:
- the LOC109029995 gene encoding protein spaetzle isoform X1 yields MCFQKWLVSFHHLEIMFKFKLFRHAHFLLFYLSIFQSCLSRARPTNSTISGNASDKTKSGTLLQRDAGKNKFLPPQDILRNCSTGDTGLTFCEHVSPYPSDIISAEAAHLKPLGTDFLDDTSNRQIGADEYDEDDAPNDRREDYEEFPMCPSIERVVYPKVGKTKNKDLLFILNHEEFLQGIRIETCVHKKKQCAFTETVPWGYKTFCRQKYVYKRLVALNDKGKAHPDVFLFPSCCTCIIRLDRKKF; encoded by the exons ATGTGTTTCCAAAAGTGGCTTGTCTCGTTCCATCACTTGGAGATAATGTTCAAGTTCAAGCTTTTTCGACACGCTCATTTTCTGTTGTTTTACTTGAGTATTTTTCAG AGTTGCTTATCTCGAGCTCGGCCAACGAATTCCACGATCTCCGGTAATGCATCCGACAAAACTAAATCAGGTACACTACTGCAAAGag atGCCGGCAAGAATAAGTTTTTGCCTCCGCAGGACATACTGCGTAATTGCTCTACTGGAGATACTGGACTCACATTCTGTGAGCACGTGTCCCCCTACCCGAG TGATATCATTTCGGCGGAAGCTGCACATTTGAAGCCGCTCGGAACAGACTTT TTGGATGATACTTCAAATAGACAAATAGGTGCTGACGAATATGACGAAGACGACGCACCGAACGATAGAAGGGAGGATTATGAAGAATTTCCTATGTGTCCTTCCATT GAACGAGTGGTTTATCCTAAAgtcggaaaaacaaaaaacaaggaTCTTTTATTCATTCTTAACCACGAAGAATTCCTGCAGGGGATACGAATAGAGACATGTGT ACACAAGAAGAAACAATGCGCTTTCACGGAGACCGTGCCGTGGGGCTACAAAACGTTCTGCCGCCAAAAATACGTCTACAAAAGGTTGGTGGCTCTCAACGACAAGGGTAAAGCACACCCAGACGTGTTTCTCTTCCCTTCATGTTGCACGTGCATTATTCGACTTGATCGGAAAAAGTTTTAG
- the LOC109029995 gene encoding neurotrophin 1 isoform X2, which yields MCFQKWLVSFHHLEIMFKFKLFRHAHFLLFYLSIFQSCLSRARPTNSTISGNASDKTKSDAGKNKFLPPQDILRNCSTGDTGLTFCEHVSPYPSDIISAEAAHLKPLGTDFLDDTSNRQIGADEYDEDDAPNDRREDYEEFPMCPSIERVVYPKVGKTKNKDLLFILNHEEFLQGIRIETCVHKKKQCAFTETVPWGYKTFCRQKYVYKRLVALNDKGKAHPDVFLFPSCCTCIIRLDRKKF from the exons ATGTGTTTCCAAAAGTGGCTTGTCTCGTTCCATCACTTGGAGATAATGTTCAAGTTCAAGCTTTTTCGACACGCTCATTTTCTGTTGTTTTACTTGAGTATTTTTCAG AGTTGCTTATCTCGAGCTCGGCCAACGAATTCCACGATCTCCGGTAATGCATCCGACAAAACTAAATCAG atGCCGGCAAGAATAAGTTTTTGCCTCCGCAGGACATACTGCGTAATTGCTCTACTGGAGATACTGGACTCACATTCTGTGAGCACGTGTCCCCCTACCCGAG TGATATCATTTCGGCGGAAGCTGCACATTTGAAGCCGCTCGGAACAGACTTT TTGGATGATACTTCAAATAGACAAATAGGTGCTGACGAATATGACGAAGACGACGCACCGAACGATAGAAGGGAGGATTATGAAGAATTTCCTATGTGTCCTTCCATT GAACGAGTGGTTTATCCTAAAgtcggaaaaacaaaaaacaaggaTCTTTTATTCATTCTTAACCACGAAGAATTCCTGCAGGGGATACGAATAGAGACATGTGT ACACAAGAAGAAACAATGCGCTTTCACGGAGACCGTGCCGTGGGGCTACAAAACGTTCTGCCGCCAAAAATACGTCTACAAAAGGTTGGTGGCTCTCAACGACAAGGGTAAAGCACACCCAGACGTGTTTCTCTTCCCTTCATGTTGCACGTGCATTATTCGACTTGATCGGAAAAAGTTTTAG